DNA from Mucilaginibacter mallensis:
AGGATCTTATTTTTCATTCAAAAAAAATATCAGCAAAAGTAAAAAATTGCAGGCAGGTAATTATAACTGTTTTACACGTTAATTATTACACATGATTTTATGATTCGCAGGAAAGGGGAATTAATATATAATAATTATATATGTGCCCAAACACAAACAGAGCTTTCGACTTTAAACTTTGAACCCAATGAGAGTACCTTTTGAAAAATTAAGATCTGAATTTGAGCGGATACTGTTATCACTGGATTTTAACGCAGATAAAGCGGCGCAATGCGCTACTATTTTTGCGGAGAACAGCAGGGATGGGGTTTATACACATGGCTTAAACCGTTTCCCGGTTTTTGTACAGTTTGTAAAAGACGGATTAATTAAGGTTGAAGCCCAACCTATAAAGGAAAATGCCCTTGGCGCGCTTGAACAATGGAACGGTAACCTTGGGCCAGGTATGCTGAATGCGCAAATCTGTATGAGCCGTGCCATTGAATTGGCAAAGGAAAACGGGATAGGCTGCATAGCCCTTAAAAACACCAATCACTGGATGCGCGGCGGTACCTATGGCTGGCAAGCGGCCGATGCCGGGCTTATTGGTATTTGCTTTACAAACACCATTGCCAATTTGCCGCCCTGGGATGGTATTGATCCGCGATTGGGGAATAACCCGCTGGTTATTGCAGTGCCGAGAAAAGGGGGGCATGTGGTACTGGATATGGCTATTTCGCAGTATTCGGTGGGTAAGCTTCGGCAATATCAATCGAACAATGAGCAGCTGCCATTACCCGGCGGCTATGATGCTGCCGGTAATTTAAGTACCGATGCCACAACTATACTTGAATCAAAAAGATTGTTGCCTATTGGTTTTTGGAAAGGCTCGGGATTATCATTAGTGCTTGATCTGCTGGCAAGTGTGCTGAGCGGTGGCAGGTCAACCGCTGCTATAACACAAGAGGAGAAGGAGACAGGTGTGTCGCAGGTATTCATCTGCATAAAACCGCAGGATGATGCCTATGCCGAACATATTATTGAAGAAATAATCAGCTATACCAAAACCAGCAGACCAGAAAAGGAGGGTGGCTCAATTTCCTATCCGGGAGAAAATACTTTACGAACACGGGAGAAAAGTTTGAAAGATGGTGTTTTGGTGGATGAAAGGATTTGGAGGCAGGTGCTGGGGTTGTAAGGATATTTTCTTTTTACCATTGTCATCCTGAGCGATAGCGAATGGATCTTATACAATTGCTAAGTCGGCGAATTACATGGCGAAGAAGATCCATTCGCTATCGCTCAGGATGACAATTCTGATGGATTAGTATGGAGGCCTTAGCTCACGCTTCGACTACGCAGCATGACACCTCCTTTTTTCATCCGCACATTTGCATATCTGCACATCCTCACCCCATCATTCCCTCAAACTTCTCCCAAAAGCCATCTTTAGGCACCGGAGCAGTAATGAGTATAGGTTCCTTTTTTATAGGATGAATAAACTGTAACCGGCGGGCATGCAAACAGATGCTTTTACGCAAACTGCCACGCGGATAGCCGTATTTGTTATCACCAACAATGGGGCAGCCCAATGTGGATAGCTGTACCCGGATCTGGTGCGGGCGACCGGTTATAGGATCAACCTCAATTAAATAGTAGCCGTTGAGCTCGGCAACCTGTTTGTAGTTAAGTTCCGATCGCAAGCTGCCAACAACTTCACGGTCGTGGGCCTTGGTTACGTTTTTCTGCGGGTTTTTAATAAGCCAGTGTACCAGTGTACCTGTGGTTGGTTGTGGTTTGTTGCGCACCACGGCATAATAAGTTTTATGCATTTCGCGGGCCTTGAACATCTGGTTTATACGTTCCAAAGCCTTGCTGGTTTTGGCGAAGAGTATTACACCGCTTACCGGCCTGTCCAACCGGTGTACCACACCCAAAAACGCGCCATTGGGTTTACTGTATTTTTTGGCGATGTATTTTTTAACCTTATCCTCTAACGATTCATCCCCGGTATCATCAACCTGCACAATATCGCCCGCCCGCTTGTTTATGGCAATAAGGTGGTTATCCTCATACAGCACATCGCTGTCGGTTATATCGTAATTGGTATATTTAAATTCGGGTTTGGCCATTTTTTTAGTCAGAAAGTCAGTAAGTCGGGAGTTCCGTAAGTTAAATTGCTCCCCTTTAGGGGCTGGGGGCTAATACTGCTCCTTTTCGTTAGGGAATTCTTTTGCCTTTACATCGCTCACGTAATTCTTAATAGCACCGTTCATCACATCATATAATGAGGCGTACTGACGTAAAAAGCGTGGTTTAAAGCCCTTGTTAATACCCAGCATATCGTGTATTACCAAAACCTGGCCGTCGCAATGCTGGCCTGCGCCTATACCTATAGTAGGTATGCTCAGGCTTTCGCTTACTTCGTGTGCAAGTTTGGCAGGGATCTTCTCCAGCACTATACCAAAGCAGCCCAGTTCCTGTAGTTTCAGGGCATCTTCTTTTAGTTTCTTAGCTTCGGCCTCATGCTTTGCACGTACTGTATAAGTACCAAATTTATAGATGGATTGTGGTGTTAAGCCCAAATGCCCCATTACCGGGATACCCGCTGTTAAAATTCGACTTACTGATTCAGCAATTTCAACGCCGCCCTCAATTTTTACGGCATGCGCTCCGGCTTCCTTCATAATGCGTATTGCTGAACTCAAGGCTTCCTTGGAATTACCCTGGTACGAGCCAAATGGCAGATCAACCACCACTAACGCGCGCTTAACCGCCCGCACTACTGATGAAGCATGATAGATCATCTGATCGAGCGTGATAGGCAGCGTAGTCTCATGCCCGGCCATTACATTTGAGGCCGAATCGCCCACCAAAATTATATCCATACCTGCATCATCAACAATGGTTGCCATGGAGTAGTCATAAGCGGTAAGCATAGCTATTTTCTCGCCGCTGTTCTTCATCTCCTGCAAAGTATGGGTAGTTATCCGTTTAACTTCTTTATGTACCGACATGGTGTTTGTTATATGGGGTACAAAGGTAGTATTTTTGATTTCGGAATTCGGAATTTCGATTTCGGATTTATTTTTGATTTGTCATGCTGAGGAACGAAGTAGTAATTATTACATGAGTAGTTCTAACTACTCACTAATCAACTGCTCTCTAATCACTATTCTTTTGGGTGTTACCTGCGGCCCGGGCTGTTCAGGGCTGCGCTTCGCTCCGGCCCTCCTTCGTCGGGCTAAACCCTTACCATCCCTAACACTGAACTTCAACGCGCTCCGTTTTACCCCCTTCGTCTCCTTCGTCGACACCTCCCCCTAAGTTTGGGGGGGCTGGGTGGAGGAACGCGCTCCGTTTGACTCACCCCGACCAGCGCAGCGTAGTCGGGGTGAGTCAAACGGAGCGCGTTTATTACCATTACCCCCAGTTTTACGCTTTCATTACAAAAAAATCCGATTTAACTCCGGATTATATAATTGATCAGGCAATCCTTATCTTTACCTATGGCCTGGGCAGATCGCTTTAATAAATCATATTATCTTGAAACCAAAGTTCCGAAAGAAGAAATACTTAATGCTTTAAAACAAAAAATTGCTGAAGCCCGCCAAAATACAGGCTTCTTATCCTTATATAAATTTCCTGATTTCAAAGAAATTTCAATTAATGGTGACAGAATTTCGGTTTATGAAGTTTACAGGTTTGGAAGTTTTGTAGGTGGTTCAATTTTGATGGAACTTTCAAATAATGAAAAAAAAGGGTCTCAAATATTCGCAAAGTCAAAATTGCGAACTGATGCAATATTTTTACCGGCTATTTTGGGCTTGTTTGGTACACTGCTCGGCTTTACTTTATTAAAATGGCCGTCATTAACTTATAATTCCATAGTTGTTGACTGGTTTACAATTTCAGCTTTAAGTTTCATGGCTGTATTTTTTGTGATGTATGTCCCTCTTTCAATAGTTTTAACAAACAAAAGATTAAAAGATTACCTCACAAGTATTTTTTGGCAAATAGGTATAAACGAGAAATTTATAGAATTGCCTGCGCAATAATTAATTATTGTTTTCTACACTCTCATTACAAAAATCCCAAATCCCACTTCCAAAATCCGAAATAATCTTTTACCTTTGCGGCGTGAATCAAGAGGTTTCTTACTTCAATTCTGCAACCTGTTTTAAGGGAGCTTGTTACCAGGCTAACCAACCCAATAATCATTCTATTTTTTTCGCAAATGACTTACTTCACCAAATTACCGGCAGTATTATTACTGGCTGACGGAACTGTATTTTATGGCAAAGCTGCCGGAAAGATCGGTACTACTACCGGCGAGATCTGCTTTAATACCGGCATGACCGGTTATCAGGAGATATTTACTGACCCATCGTACTTCGGGCAGATAATGGTAGCCACCAACGCGCACATAGGCAACTATGGTATTGCTGATGCTGAGGTTGAATCGAGCCAGATACAGATTGCCGGGCTGGTTTGTAAGAATTATAATATTACCTACAGCCGCAAACAGGCTAACGAAAGCATACAGGATTATTTCCAGGAGCAAAACATTGTAGGTATTAGCGATATTGATACCCGCCAACTGGTGCGCCACATACGTGATAAAGGCGCCATGAACGCCATCATCTCATCTGAAATACTTGATTTGGAAGAATTGAAAGCTAAATTGGCTGAAGTACCTTCAATGGATGGCTTGGAATTATCATCGCAGGTATCAACTACCGAAACCTATACTTTTGGTGATGAAAGCGCCAAATACCGTGTAGCGGTGCTTGATCTGGGTGTAAAGAAAAACATCCTCCGCAATTTTGACGACCGTGATGTTTATGCAAAGGTTTATCCAGCAAAAACCACTTTCGAAGAAATGGAAAAGGATTTCGCGCCATCAGGGTATTTTATCTCGAACGGTCCCGGCGATCCATCTGCAATGCCTTACGCTATTGAAACTGTAAAGGAAATATTAGCTGCTGATAAACCAATGTTCGGGATCTGTTTAGGTCATCAGTTATTGGCTTTGGCTAATGACATCCCAACCAAAAAAATGTTTAATGGTCACCGCGGACTGAACCACCCGGTTAAAAATATTATTATCAACCATTGCGAAGTTACCTCGCAAAACCACGGTTTTGGTGTAGTACCTGAAGCTGTAAGGGCATCAGATAAAGTGGAGATCACCCACGTAAACCTGAATGATCAATCTATTGAAGGTATCAGGGTAAAGGATAAAAAAGCATTCTCGGTACAATATCACCCTGAATCATCACCCGGCCCGCATGATAGCAGGTATTTGTTTGATGATTTTATTAAGTTGATGAATTAAGAGATATCATACTAAAACGACAAAGGGCAGGATTTTATCCGGCCCTTTGTCGTTTTCTCTCCAACCGTCATTGCGAGGAACGAAGCAATCCCGACTGTACAGAGCAAACTTTGTAGGTTTAAATATCATGTGAAGCCGCTCATTGCCGCGGAGGCTAGTTCTTTTGTCTTGACACAAAAGAACCAAAAAGTCAAGACAACAAGGATGCTTCCACCCGCCCTGCCGGTTCTTTACGCTTTTTTCGCTGTTCGGCACCTTCGTGCCTCACATCACCCAAAAAGCTAAACCGGCATTCCCGCCTCTACGCTGGCCCGCCCTTGTTGTCAGAGGCCTACGCTCTTTTGATCCGTTTAATCTAGTTCTTTTCCCTTCCCCCGTCAGTAGAACAGCTTCGGGCGAAATCAGGTAAAACGATGGTGGCCTTGTGGGCGGCAGGGCATAGCAGATTTTTACAGAAGCGCAAAAGCCCAGAGCGTAGCGACAGCCGGGTAAAAATATAGCAGCTCAGGTTTTGCCTGATTTGCAGCGCAAAGGCCAGTGCGGCAAAGAAGCATTTCTAATGACTTGATTTTTTGCTACCTTTTGTATCAAGACAAAAGTAGTAGCCCTAGCGGCAATGAGCGATACCTCGCGACTCAACAAGCAGGTCTTAAAGCCAGTAAAAGGTATATTTATTTCCCCAAATAATACCCCGGTATCTTCAACCCCGGTTTCTCCACATCCCAAATAATACTTGAAACTTTCCAGCCGGCTTTAGTTTTAATAAGCTGAAAACTATTCACGCCTCGCTCAGCCAAACTATCCGGGTGATTAAGATAAGTTGCATAAGTACTGGTACGGCTGGCTATGTTACCAAATTGCTCTGTTTTGCCGAACAACTCTTTTTCGTAAAAATAATGTATGTGGCCTGTTTCAATAAATGTACGGTACAGGTAAATAAACTGGTTGATGTTGGTTACCTGTGCACTATCTGCTGTACGAAAATTGATCAACTGTGCCTGTGGAATAAAAGCTTCCTTGATCTCTGCATAACGGGGTAACTCTCCTGTATTAAAGCAGATGGAATGATATGCATTATCAACAGCCTTTTTAATAGCTGCCTCATCGGGTACTTTATATACTGCCGTTGAATCAACTTTTGGCTGAGTGCTTTTTGTATGACATGCCGATAAGGCGATTATGCAAAGAGAATATATAAGAAGTTTTTTCATGTTGTTTTAGATGATAATATGATAAAGATATATAATTCATCATAAACCAAGTCATGCTGAACTTGTTTCAGCACCTCACATGCCAGGTCGATTTTATGCTGATCACCTCACTTGCGGGATCCTGAAACAAGTTCAGGATGACGGTGAAATTTTGTTTTACCCCATTCGTCGGCATTT
Protein-coding regions in this window:
- the yiaK gene encoding 3-dehydro-L-gulonate 2-dehydrogenase yields the protein MRVPFEKLRSEFERILLSLDFNADKAAQCATIFAENSRDGVYTHGLNRFPVFVQFVKDGLIKVEAQPIKENALGALEQWNGNLGPGMLNAQICMSRAIELAKENGIGCIALKNTNHWMRGGTYGWQAADAGLIGICFTNTIANLPPWDGIDPRLGNNPLVIAVPRKGGHVVLDMAISQYSVGKLRQYQSNNEQLPLPGGYDAAGNLSTDATTILESKRLLPIGFWKGSGLSLVLDLLASVLSGGRSTAAITQEEKETGVSQVFICIKPQDDAYAEHIIEEIISYTKTSRPEKEGGSISYPGENTLRTREKSLKDGVLVDERIWRQVLGL
- a CDS encoding RluA family pseudouridine synthase — encoded protein: MAKPEFKYTNYDITDSDVLYEDNHLIAINKRAGDIVQVDDTGDESLEDKVKKYIAKKYSKPNGAFLGVVHRLDRPVSGVILFAKTSKALERINQMFKAREMHKTYYAVVRNKPQPTTGTLVHWLIKNPQKNVTKAHDREVVGSLRSELNYKQVAELNGYYLIEVDPITGRPHQIRVQLSTLGCPIVGDNKYGYPRGSLRKSICLHARRLQFIHPIKKEPILITAPVPKDGFWEKFEGMMG
- the panB gene encoding 3-methyl-2-oxobutanoate hydroxymethyltransferase encodes the protein MSVHKEVKRITTHTLQEMKNSGEKIAMLTAYDYSMATIVDDAGMDIILVGDSASNVMAGHETTLPITLDQMIYHASSVVRAVKRALVVVDLPFGSYQGNSKEALSSAIRIMKEAGAHAVKIEGGVEIAESVSRILTAGIPVMGHLGLTPQSIYKFGTYTVRAKHEAEAKKLKEDALKLQELGCFGIVLEKIPAKLAHEVSESLSIPTIGIGAGQHCDGQVLVIHDMLGINKGFKPRFLRQYASLYDVMNGAIKNYVSDVKAKEFPNEKEQY
- the carA gene encoding glutamine-hydrolyzing carbamoyl-phosphate synthase small subunit, which codes for MTYFTKLPAVLLLADGTVFYGKAAGKIGTTTGEICFNTGMTGYQEIFTDPSYFGQIMVATNAHIGNYGIADAEVESSQIQIAGLVCKNYNITYSRKQANESIQDYFQEQNIVGISDIDTRQLVRHIRDKGAMNAIISSEILDLEELKAKLAEVPSMDGLELSSQVSTTETYTFGDESAKYRVAVLDLGVKKNILRNFDDRDVYAKVYPAKTTFEEMEKDFAPSGYFISNGPGDPSAMPYAIETVKEILAADKPMFGICLGHQLLALANDIPTKKMFNGHRGLNHPVKNIIINHCEVTSQNHGFGVVPEAVRASDKVEITHVNLNDQSIEGIRVKDKKAFSVQYHPESSPGPHDSRYLFDDFIKLMN